The Drosophila nasuta strain 15112-1781.00 chromosome 2L, ASM2355853v1, whole genome shotgun sequence genome window below encodes:
- the LOC132787451 gene encoding E3 ubiquitin-protein ligase Su(dx): MADGQQAAGAGAVSRAGGNNGPLLDVPQTVNNATGSSSSTSSGASAAVGAIGGAVASGSALASGSGGGAGGSGSSSNNGIGSNQGYYQLSVTIEEASLRNNGFLKPNPYVELLIDSKSKRKTDLVKNSYLPKWNEEFTVLITPNSTLHFKVLDHSSFRKDAMLGERAIHLAHILQHYNGRCEFLELTIDLFVTSKSDNRQTKSGELVAILNGLKLDMSKLQLQPQNGAAIQPVNPAVSDAAAAGRSCMIYGGVRARMRLRSSNAEPQTATPRSPLPPNGVVEQRRSTAPPVWEQQPQQPQPQQQPLRLVNGSAAAVPQTASYPQQPPMPAPQQQPQAQAAAVGVQQPMPQRAQVYANGSVENGMYMTNVAVPVEQSAACGPVLPVSNGSDPQMQTQPAEDELLPVGWEIRLDQYGRRYYVDHNTRSTYWEKPTPLPPGWEIRKDVRGRVYYVDHNTRKTTWQRPNSERLMHFQHWQGQRAHVVAQGNQRFLYSQQQQQPTAVTAQVTQDDEDTLGPLPDGWEKKVQSDNRVYFVNHKNRTTQWEDPRTQGQEVSLINEGPLPPGWEIRYTATGERFFVDHNTRRTTFEDPRPGAPKGAKGVYGVPRAYERSFRWKLSQFRYLCQSNALPSHIKITVTRQTLFEDSYHQIMRLPAYELRRRLYIIFRGEEGLDYGGVSREWFFLLSHEVLNPMYCLFEYANKNNYSLQINPASYVNPDHLQYFKFIGRFIAMALYHGRFIYSGFTMPFYKRMLNKKLTIKDIETIDPEFYNSLIWVRDNNIDECGLELWFSVDFEVLGQIIHHELKENGEKERVTEENKEEYITLMTEWRMTRGIEQQTKTFLEGFNEVVPLEWLKYFDERELELILCGMQDVDVEDWQRNTIYRHYNRNSKQVVWFWQFVRETDNEKRARLLQFVTGTCRVPVGGFAELMGSNGPQRFCIEKVGKETWLPRSHTCFNRLDLPPYKSYDQLVEKLTFAIEETEGFCQE; encoded by the exons ATGGCTGATGGTCAGCAGGCAGCAGGTGCAGGTGCAGTTTCCCGTGCTGGTGGCAACAATGGCCCGCTACTCGATGTGCCACAAACAGTAAACAATGccacaggcagcagcagcagcacttcaAGTGGCGCCTCAGCTGCGGTTGGGGCAATTGGTGGCGCAGTTGCCAGCGGGAGTGCCCTAGCAAGTGGCAGTGGAGGTGGAGCTGGAGGCAgcgggagcagcagcaataatggGATCGGCAGCAATCAAGGCTATTATCAATTAAGCGTGACAA TTGAAGAAGCCTCGCTGCGCAATAATGGCTTCCTCAAACCGAATCCTTACGTGGAGCTGCTCATCGACAGCAAGAGCAAGCGCAAAACGGATCTGGTGAAGAACAGCTATCTGCCCAAATGGAACGAGGAATTCACAGTGCTG ATAACACCGAATTCAACGCTGCACTTCAAGGTGCTGGACCATTCGAGCTTTCGCAAGGATGCGATGCTGGGCGAGCGAGCCATTCACTTGGCCCACATACTGCAGCACTACAACGGACGCTGCGAATTCCTCGAACTGACCATCGATCTGTTTGTCACCTCCAAGTCGGATAATCGCCAGACAAAGAGCGGTGAACTCGTTGCCATACTCAATGGCCTCAAGCTCGACATGAGcaagctgcagttgcagccaCAGAACGGAGCTGCTATTCAACCGGTTAATCCGGCTGTAAGCGATGCTGCTGCCGCGGGACGTAGTTGTATGATTTATGGCGGTGTGCGTGCTAGGATGCGGCTGCGTTCAAGTAATGCGGAGCCACAGACAGCGACGCCGCGTTCCCCGCTGCCGCCCAATGGTGTCGTGGAACAACGACGCTCGACAGCGCCGCCTGTGTGggagcaacagccacaacagccgcagccacagcagcaaccactACGCTTAGTTAATGGCAGTGCAGCGGCTGTGCCGCAGACAGCATCGTATCCGCAACAGCCGCCAATGCCGGCGCCACAACAGCAGCCTCAggcacaagcagcagcagtaggtGTGCAACAACCGATGCCACAGCGTGCTCAGGTCTATGCCAATGGCAGCGTGGAGAACGGCATGTATATGACCAATGTGGCGGTGCCCGTCGAACAGAGCGCGGCCTGCGGTCCTGTGCTGCCCGTGAGCAATGGCAGCGACCCACAAATGCAGACGCAGCCAGCGGAGGATGAGCTGTTGCCCGTGGGCTGGGAGATACGCTTGGATCAGTATGGCCGGCGTTACTATGTGGATCACAACACACGCTCCACGTACTGGGAGAAGCCGACGCCGTTGCCACCGGGCTGGGAGATACGCAAAGATGTGCGCGGTCGTGTCTACTATGTGGATCACAACACACGCAAGACGACGTGGCAGCGGCCGAACAGCGAACGTCTCATGCACTTCCAGCACTGGCAGGGACAGCGGGCCCATGTCGTCGCACAGGGTAATCAACGGTTCCTCTattcgcagcagcaacaacagccgaCGGCTGTGACGGCACAGGTGACACAGGACGATGAGGATACGCTCGGACCGCTGCCCGATGGCTGGGAGAAGAAGGTGCAATCCGATAATCGTGTGTACTTTGTGAACCACAAGAATCGCACCACACAATGGGAGGATCCGCGCACGCAAGGCCAGGAGGTGAGCCTCATCAACGAGGGTCCGTTGCCACCAGGCTGGGAGATACGCTACACTGCAACCGGCGAACGTTTCTTTGTGGATCACAATACCAGACGAACCACCTTCGAGGATCCGCGACCTGGTGCGCCTAAGGGCGCCAAGGGTGTCTACGGTGTGCCGCGTGCTTATGAGCGCAGTTTCCGCTGGAAGTTGTCGCAGTTCCGGTATTTGTGCCAGAGCAATGCGCTGCCCTCGCATATCAAGATCACGGTGACGCGACAGACGCTCTTCGAGGACTCGTATCATCAGATAATGCGTCTGCCCGCCTACGAACTGCGACGACGTCTCTACATCATCTTCAGGGGTGAGGAGGGACTCGATTACGGTGGCGTGTCGCGTGAATGGTTCTTCTTGCTGTCGCACGAGGTGCTCAATCCGATGTACTGTCTGTTTGAGTATGccaacaagaacaactacaGCCTGCAAATCAATCCCGCTTCCTACGTCAATCCGGACCATTTGCAGTACTTTAAATTCATCGGACGCTTCATTGCAATGGCGCTGTATCATGGACGCTTCATCTACAGCGGCTTCACCATGCCGTTCTACAAGCGTATGCTGAACAAGAAACTAACGATCAAGGACATAGAAACGATTGATCCGGAGTTTTACAACTCGCTGATCTGGGTGCGTGACAATAACATTGATGAGTGTGGCCTTGAGCTGTGGTTCAGCGTGGACTTTGAGGTTCTCGGTCAGATCATTCATCACGAGCTGAAGGAGAATGGCGAGAAGGAGCGCGTCACCGAGGAGAACAAGGAGGAGTACATAACGCTGATGACCGAGTGGCGCATGACACG AGGTATTGAGCAGCAGACAAAGACGTTCCTGGAGGGCTTCAACGAGGTGGTGCCACTCGAGTGGCTCAAGTACTTTGACGAGCGCGAACTGGAGCTGATACTGTGCGGCATGCAGGACGTGGACGTTGAGGACTGGCAACGCAACACCATATATCGACACTACAATCGCAACTCGAAGCAGGTTGTCTGGTTCTGGCAG TTTGTGCGCGAAACGGACAATGAGAAACGCGCTCGTCTGCTGCAGTTCGTGACAGGCACGTGTCGTGTCCCAGTTGGCGGCTTTGCGGAGCTGATGGGCTCGAATGGACCGCAACGGTTCTGCATCGAGAAGGTGGGCAAAGAGACGTGGCTGCCGCGATCGCATACGTGCTTCAATCGATTGGATTTGCCGCCCTATAAGAGCTACGATCAGCTGGTGGAGAAATTGACCTTTGCCATTGAGGAGACTGAGGGCTTCTGCCAGGAATGA
- the LOC132790949 gene encoding uncharacterized protein LOC132790949 produces the protein MEANTISNDINKFQSGVSEMPATSADHHESEENSKSAYCMPKIILLPCTDINEDNVYLMPRRTEEMLRSPLHRDSRSSSFMTPKTMQPQLEPRRRKELLQSPLQQDMRSSCKLTPEEAKHVSLQPRRTKKSPAKQPEMLTTPSKDLLEPRRTKELLKSPLHKDMRATMQNNSSKILFQTPKKQNVNLFESNSKNIYSEPRRNKELLQSPLHKDMRAQMLGKGTKNSHKEVQNHKKVLQSVESKENVKTPSSHVIKPISNIYSEPRRIKELLQSPLHKDMRARMLPQPSKSIYSEPRRTKELLYAQNQGNEAYSARRKLQFNKQQGDLRFQRILSYLRSVFKSVSTRDLQNLGVQNFIIIMKHLLETAEVVVVPLNQSNYIEQIFKAMEQLNYPHKIMRSVLLMPSASLTQVLQLLDFLIEMVSKKNEDNHLNVAKVETLELQLQLVQLEKEDIKTTFK, from the exons atgGAAGCTAATACAATTTCAAAcgatataaacaaatttcaaag CGGTGTCAGCGAAATGCCTGCGACTTCTGCAGACCACCACGAATCAGAAGAAAACTCAAAGTCTGCATATTGCATGCCGAAAATTATCTTATTGCCTTGTACCGATATAAATGAAGATAATGTTTACTTGATGCCACGTCGCACTGAGGAAATGTTAAGGTCACCACTGCACAGGGACAGTCGCTCTTCGTCGTTTATGACGCCCAAAACGATGCAGCCTCAATTAGAGCCACGACGTCGAAAAGAATTGTTGCAGTCGCCTTTGCAACAAGACATGCGATCGAGCTGTAAATTAACACCAGAGGAGGCAAAGCATGTATCTTTACAACCACGTCGTACTAAGAAGTCACCTGCAAAGCAGCCAGAAATGCTGACAACTCCTTCGAAGGATTTATTGGAACCACGTCGCACCAAGGAATTGTTGAAGTCTCCGTTGCACAAGGACATGCGTGCCACAATGCAGAATAACTCCTCCAAGATTTTGTTCCAGACCCCCAAAAAGCAGAATGTTAATTTGTTCGAGTCTaactcaaaaaatatttattcggAACCACGTCGCAACAAGGAATTGCTTCAGAGTCCCCTACACAAGGATATGCGTGCCCAAATGCTTGGGAAAGGCACAAAGAATAGCCACAAAGAAGTGCAAAACCATAAGAAAGTGTTGCAGTCTGTAGAATCTAAGGAAAATGTCAAAACACCATCCTCGCATGTAATAAAACCAATCTCTAATATTTACTCAGAGCCACGTCGAATTAAGGAACTCCTGCAGTCGCCGCTGCACAAGGACATGCGTGCAAGGATGCTACCGCAACCCTCCAAGAGCATTTACTCAGAGCCGCGGCGCACTAAAGAATTGCTATATGCTCAAAATCAGGGGAATGAAGCTTACTCCGCACGACGCAAGCTGCAATTCAACAAGCAGCAAGGCGACTTAAGATTCCAACGCATTTTGAGCTACTTACGGAGTGTTTTTAAATCCGTTTCGACCCGGGATCTGCAAAATTTAGGCGTGCAGAACTTTATTATCATCATGAAACATCTGTTGGAAACTGCAGAAGTTGTAGTTGTACCTTTAAATCAATCCAACTACATAGAGCAAATATTCAAGGCGATGGAGCAGCTTAATTATCCACATAAAATAATGAGATCTGTATTGCTAATGCCCAGCGCATCGCTGACGcaagtgctgcagctgctggacTTTTTAATCGAAATGGTATCGAAGAAAAACGAGGATAATCACTTGAATGTGGCCAAAGTGGAGACACtggaattgcaattgcagttggtGCAATTGGAAAAAGAAGATATAAAGACCACTTTTAAATGA
- the LOC132790981 gene encoding chymotrypsin-C-like, translating into MAKQYNWLLISLATLLLLVSIEAEEPEEKLAIPTQFPYQVFIDVAPKSDNSKWVPKCSGTIISKSAIVTTASCLDTEFDLAQIYFGAVNISNAFEIGQTRMEVERKYFEVHEGYNPVTLSNNIAIIKLPFELEFNEYVQAVSLPSKSDPNHYVGEEMIIAGWHQIATKQKLSVWAVLKFVAKVVVVDLIVEAVKWVGNKVIELLADEGSPITMRKDNVNVAVGMYSNSNAKSKLSHFVNFIKFLSWIKKRVSDVRIQ; encoded by the exons ATGGCGAAGCAATACAACTGGCTACTAATTTCCTTGGCCACTCTGCTCCTTTTAGTGAGTATCGAGGCAGAGGAACCTGAAGAAAAGTTGGCAATTCCTACGCAATTTCCATATCAAGTATTCATTGATGTTGCTCCCAAATCCGATAATTCCAAATGGGTGCCCAAGTGCAGCGGTACCATTATCTCGAAGAGTGCTATAGTGACAACTGCTTCTTGCTTGGACACCGAATT cgaTTTGGCACAAATTTACTTTGGAGCCGTGaacatttcaaatgcattcgAAATTGGACAAACTCGTATGGAAGTAGAAAGGAAATATTTCGAGGTGCATGAAGGATATAATCCTGTTACTCTCAGTAACAATATAGCAATAATCAAACTACCCTTCGAATTGGAGTTCAATGAATACGTTCAAGCTGTTTCGCTACCCAGCAAGTCAGACCCAAATCACTATGTTGGTGAGGAGATGATCATTGCTGGTTGGCATCAAATTG CTACCAAGCAAAAACTCTCAGTTTGGGCGGTCCTAAAATTTGTGGCGAAAGTAGTTGTGGTAGACTTGATTGTTGAAGCGGTTAAGTGGGTAGGAAACAAAGTAATCGAACTCTTAGCAGATGAAGGAAGTCCGATAACTATGCGTAAGGATAATGTAAATGTCGCTGTCGGAATGTATAGTAACAGCAATGCAAAGTCAAAACTTTCGCACTTTGTtaattttatcaaatttttgtcatGGATTAAGAAAAGAGTCTCAGATGTCCGTATCCAATGA